In Bradyrhizobium sp. G127, one genomic interval encodes:
- a CDS encoding cell envelope integrity protein TolA produces the protein MKIDKTIAASVALHALVIGWGMVSFSTRAFESLPEDSVPVDIISADQFAKAMSGMKTGKKENPKPLVEKVAEAKPPVDDAVGKIDDKKAPVVTEAAPPPTPKPEEKPVEKKPDPPKPVVENKPKEEQKPAEKKPDQAKVDPIAEALKKEEAKKPPKPQQVKASTPPPDKQKAERVFDQSKIAALLDKRDPSRASITGAAINSQASLGTARGTAADNSATWGAMFRQQVERCWKKPYGGVEAQKVEAVFTIKLKRDGTLETMPVPLPGQSTPYFRVYQESAQRAIIECQPYNLPAAYFDEWKFFEPAFTEKFS, from the coding sequence GTGAAAATCGACAAGACCATCGCAGCGTCTGTCGCTTTACATGCCCTGGTGATCGGCTGGGGCATGGTGTCGTTCTCGACCCGGGCCTTCGAGTCGCTGCCGGAGGATTCCGTCCCGGTCGATATCATTTCCGCAGATCAGTTCGCCAAGGCCATGTCCGGCATGAAAACCGGCAAGAAGGAAAATCCGAAGCCGCTGGTAGAGAAGGTCGCCGAGGCCAAGCCACCGGTGGACGACGCGGTCGGCAAGATCGACGACAAGAAGGCGCCGGTGGTCACCGAGGCTGCGCCTCCGCCGACGCCCAAGCCCGAGGAAAAGCCGGTCGAGAAGAAGCCCGATCCGCCGAAGCCTGTCGTAGAGAACAAGCCGAAGGAAGAGCAGAAACCTGCGGAGAAAAAGCCGGATCAGGCCAAGGTCGATCCGATCGCGGAAGCCTTGAAGAAGGAGGAGGCGAAGAAGCCTCCGAAGCCACAGCAGGTCAAGGCCTCGACGCCCCCACCGGACAAGCAGAAAGCCGAACGCGTGTTCGACCAGTCGAAGATCGCGGCGCTGCTCGACAAACGCGATCCGTCGCGCGCATCCATCACTGGCGCTGCGATCAACTCGCAGGCATCGCTGGGAACGGCGCGCGGGACCGCCGCCGACAATTCGGCGACATGGGGGGCGATGTTCCGCCAACAGGTCGAGCGTTGCTGGAAGAAGCCTTATGGCGGTGTCGAGGCGCAAAAGGTCGAGGCGGTCTTCACCATCAAGCTGAAGCGTGACGGCACGCTCGAAACCATGCCGGTGCCGCTGCCGGGCCAGTCGACTCCGTATTTCCGCGTTTATCAGGAGAGCGCGCAGCGCGCGATCATCGAGTGTCAGCCTTATAACCTGCCCGCGGCTTATTTCGACGAATGGAAATTCTTCGAGCCGGCCTTTACCGAAAAGTTTTCGTGA
- the tolQ gene encoding protein TolQ has product MNPADVAQSALPLASADVSLISLFWHAHFVVKTIMLGLLACSVWVWAIAIDKMILYSRTKKAMDRFEQAFWSGQSIDELYRALAAKPTQSMAALFVAAMREWKRSFESHSRSFAGLQMRIDKVMSVSIAREVERLDRRLLVLATVGSASPFVGLFGTVWGIMSSFQSIAASKNTSLAVVAPGIAEALFATAIGLIAAIPATIFYNKFTSEVNRQAQRLEGFADEFSAILSRQIDERA; this is encoded by the coding sequence ATGAATCCAGCAGACGTGGCGCAGTCGGCGTTGCCCTTGGCCTCCGCTGACGTGTCGCTGATCTCGCTGTTCTGGCATGCCCATTTCGTCGTCAAAACGATCATGCTCGGACTGCTGGCCTGCTCGGTATGGGTCTGGGCCATCGCCATCGACAAGATGATCCTTTATTCGCGCACCAAAAAGGCAATGGACCGCTTCGAGCAGGCATTCTGGTCGGGTCAGTCTATTGACGAGCTGTATCGCGCGTTGGCTGCGAAGCCGACGCAATCGATGGCGGCGCTGTTCGTCGCGGCGATGCGCGAGTGGAAGCGGTCCTTTGAGAGCCATTCCCGGTCCTTCGCCGGCCTTCAGATGCGGATCGACAAGGTGATGAGCGTGTCGATCGCCCGCGAGGTCGAGCGGCTGGACCGCCGGCTGCTGGTCCTGGCGACGGTGGGATCGGCCAGCCCTTTCGTGGGCCTGTTCGGCACGGTCTGGGGCATCATGTCGAGCTTCCAGTCCATTGCAGCGTCCAAGAATACCTCGCTGGCGGTGGTGGCTCCGGGTATCGCGGAAGCCCTATTTGCCACCGCCATCGGCCTGATCGCCGCAATTCCGGCGACAATTTTCTACAATAAGTTCACCTCAGAGGTGAACCGGCAGGCCCAGCGGCTTGAGGGTTTCGCCGACGAGTTCTCGGCGATCCTGTCGCGCCAGATCGACGAGCGCGCGTGA
- a CDS encoding DUF2852 domain-containing protein, producing the protein MANTAETAQLDRWGRPAWAGPHHDNFESRHDWRPGFHPGRIILIVAGFIIWWPLGLAALAYSFWSRKMGCWSHDRHGRFADKMERMQWKMERMRSRMEGRGFYGPSSGNRAFDDYRMETLRRLEEEQTEFKDFLDRLRHAKDKEEFDAFMAQHKQRPTPPNDQPQQG; encoded by the coding sequence ATGGCGAACACCGCAGAAACTGCACAGCTCGACCGATGGGGCCGCCCTGCCTGGGCCGGACCGCATCACGACAACTTCGAATCGCGGCACGACTGGCGGCCGGGCTTTCATCCCGGACGCATCATTCTGATCGTCGCCGGTTTCATCATCTGGTGGCCGCTCGGTCTGGCCGCTCTCGCTTATTCATTCTGGAGCAGAAAAATGGGTTGCTGGTCTCACGATCGTCACGGCCGTTTTGCCGACAAGATGGAGCGTATGCAGTGGAAGATGGAGCGGATGCGCAGCCGCATGGAGGGCCGCGGGTTCTATGGGCCGTCGAGCGGCAACCGTGCCTTCGACGACTACCGCATGGAGACGCTGCGCCGTCTCGAGGAAGAGCAGACCGAGTTCAAGGACTTTCTCGACCGCCTGCGTCACGCCAAGGACAAGGAAGAGTTCGACGCCTTCATGGCGCAGCACAAGCAGCGCCCGACGCCGCCGAACGATCAGCCGCAGCAGGGATAA
- a CDS encoding TetR/AcrR family transcriptional regulator, whose product MVQKKKRTAAAPPAAPKKRGRPRAFEPDAALEKAMNTFRDGGFAATSLDDLSQAMGINRPSLYGTFGDKRDLFLKAYERYRAEMAERFAPAFDPALTLRQMLEKIYAIALDVYLAGENGPRGCFTVMTATSEAMADAEIRPLVQRALGSTQRALARRFQAAVESGELPSTVNVQVLAQIGAATVEALAIRSRARVPRADLEAIAAGTIDLICGPKAR is encoded by the coding sequence ATGGTACAAAAAAAGAAAAGAACTGCTGCCGCGCCGCCAGCCGCGCCGAAGAAGCGCGGCCGTCCGCGCGCCTTCGAGCCGGATGCCGCGCTGGAAAAGGCGATGAACACGTTCAGGGATGGCGGTTTCGCCGCGACCTCGCTCGACGATCTCAGCCAGGCGATGGGCATCAACCGGCCGAGCCTTTACGGGACGTTCGGCGACAAGCGCGATCTGTTTCTCAAGGCCTACGAGCGGTATCGCGCCGAGATGGCGGAGAGATTTGCACCTGCCTTCGATCCGGCGCTGACGCTACGGCAGATGCTGGAAAAAATCTATGCTATCGCGCTCGATGTTTACCTCGCGGGCGAGAACGGACCGCGCGGCTGCTTCACGGTGATGACTGCGACATCGGAAGCAATGGCCGATGCGGAAATTCGCCCCCTGGTGCAGAGGGCGCTCGGCTCGACCCAACGGGCGCTCGCCCGGCGCTTTCAGGCGGCGGTGGAAAGCGGCGAGTTGCCGTCAACGGTAAATGTTCAGGTGCTGGCGCAGATCGGCGCCGCGACGGTGGAGGCCCTGGCGATTCGGTCGCGGGCCCGTGTGCCGCGTGCCGACCTGGAGGCCATCGCTGCAGGCACAATCGATCTGATCTGTGGGCCTAAAGCGCGTTAA
- a CDS encoding Na+-dependent transporter has product MPANPQTSLPLPVAALAWLGRQGTRAIAALVFIGIAIPPLGALLKPWVTEAVFVLLVISFMRVDVAAMRGYLARPMLVIAATVWSALIVPLLFGIGSVVTGFDKASPDLFLGLMLQAVASPMMASPALVALMGLDSTLVLITLVTSTALVPLSAPLFAYVFLGGTLTLSPLALGVKLFAILAGAILAAAVIRRLAGVDAITRHRQAIDGFNILVLLVFVSAVMGTVGASFWADPVGVLLLTGLAFVIFAILLGATALMFRKAGQERALALGLMASQRNMGLMLAGTDGVLPGLTWLYFALAQFPIYLSPQLLKSLVRRLRELPGPSRG; this is encoded by the coding sequence ATGCCTGCAAATCCGCAGACTTCGTTGCCGCTGCCCGTGGCAGCGCTCGCGTGGCTCGGCCGGCAAGGCACCCGCGCCATCGCCGCGCTGGTTTTTATCGGCATTGCCATTCCGCCGCTTGGCGCGCTGCTCAAGCCCTGGGTGACCGAGGCGGTCTTCGTTCTGCTCGTGATTTCGTTCATGCGTGTGGACGTCGCCGCCATGCGCGGGTACCTCGCGCGCCCGATGCTTGTGATAGCCGCGACGGTGTGGAGCGCGCTCATTGTGCCGCTGCTGTTCGGCATCGGCAGCGTGGTGACGGGGTTCGACAAGGCGTCGCCCGATCTGTTTCTCGGGCTGATGCTGCAAGCTGTCGCTTCCCCGATGATGGCGTCGCCCGCGCTGGTGGCGCTGATGGGGCTGGATTCGACACTGGTGCTGATCACGCTGGTGACCAGCACGGCGCTGGTGCCGCTCAGCGCGCCGCTGTTTGCCTATGTGTTCCTTGGCGGCACGTTGACACTTTCACCGCTGGCGTTAGGCGTGAAACTGTTCGCCATCCTCGCGGGAGCGATCCTCGCCGCCGCCGTGATCCGCCGCCTTGCCGGCGTGGACGCGATCACGCGCCACAGGCAGGCGATCGACGGCTTCAATATTCTGGTGCTCTTGGTGTTCGTCAGCGCGGTGATGGGCACGGTGGGCGCGAGCTTCTGGGCCGATCCGGTCGGCGTGCTTCTCCTGACCGGACTCGCCTTTGTGATCTTCGCAATTCTGCTGGGCGCAACCGCGCTGATGTTCCGGAAAGCCGGGCAGGAGCGCGCGCTGGCGCTCGGGCTGATGGCGTCCCAGCGCAACATGGGCCTGATGCTGGCCGGGACCGACGGCGTGCTGCCGGGGCTGACCTGGCTTTATTTCGCGCTGGCTCAGTTCCCGATTTACCTGTCGCCGCAACTGCTCAAGTCGCTGGTCCGGCGGCTGCGGGAACTTCCCGGCCCTAGCCGGGGATGA
- a CDS encoding glutathione S-transferase N-terminal domain-containing protein produces MDLYFSPLACSMATRIALYEIGADACYLEVDPKFKKVLQDNSDFLPINPLGLVPTLRTDDGAILTENAAILQYVADRFPDAGLGSANTIDRSRLQQWLCFIGTELHKGLFLPLLDRKAPAEMKAYVLEKYLSRLDVLNKHLEGREFLLDHFSVADAYLGTVLNWTTAMPAIDLAKWAAINAYLTRFRARPSVAKALAEELVLFKAEVARHKAAA; encoded by the coding sequence GTGGATCTCTATTTCTCACCATTGGCCTGTTCGATGGCAACCCGCATCGCGCTTTACGAGATCGGCGCCGACGCGTGCTATCTGGAGGTCGATCCCAAATTCAAGAAAGTGCTGCAGGACAATTCGGACTTCCTGCCGATCAATCCGCTTGGCCTGGTGCCGACGCTCCGCACCGACGATGGCGCGATTCTCACCGAGAACGCCGCGATCTTGCAATATGTCGCCGACCGTTTCCCGGATGCGGGTCTCGGATCAGCCAACACCATCGACCGCAGCCGGTTGCAGCAGTGGCTGTGCTTCATCGGCACCGAACTGCACAAGGGCCTGTTCCTGCCGCTGCTCGACCGGAAGGCGCCGGCAGAAATGAAAGCCTATGTGCTGGAGAAATACCTGTCGCGGCTCGATGTCCTGAACAAACACCTGGAAGGCCGCGAATTCCTGCTCGATCATTTCAGCGTGGCCGACGCCTATCTCGGCACCGTGCTGAACTGGACCACCGCAATGCCGGCAATCGATCTTGCGAAGTGGGCGGCGATCAACGCGTACCTGACCCGCTTCCGAGCGCGGCCGAGCGTGGCGAAAGCACTGGCTGAAGAGCTTGTGCTGTTCAAGGCAGAAGTCGCCCGCCACAAGGCGGCAGCATAA
- the ybgC gene encoding tol-pal system-associated acyl-CoA thioesterase, whose translation MLDGSIRDGRHVMQVRVYYEDTDFTGIVYHANYLRFMERGRTNYLRLLGADQHALFAEAQNEAPGFAFVVRSMQIEYLKPARMDDVLDIVTVPAEIRGASITLAQEVRRGDDMLVEARVKVAFVSGGRARPIPKALRLAMKADQDAA comes from the coding sequence ATGCTCGACGGATCGATCCGCGACGGCCGGCATGTGATGCAGGTGCGCGTTTATTACGAAGACACCGATTTCACCGGCATCGTCTATCACGCCAATTATCTGCGCTTCATGGAGCGGGGACGTACCAATTATCTGCGGCTGCTCGGGGCCGATCAGCACGCGCTGTTTGCGGAAGCGCAGAACGAGGCGCCGGGTTTTGCCTTTGTCGTGCGTTCGATGCAGATCGAATATCTCAAGCCGGCGCGAATGGACGATGTGCTCGACATTGTGACAGTGCCCGCCGAGATCAGGGGCGCATCGATCACGCTGGCGCAGGAAGTCCGGCGCGGTGACGACATGCTGGTAGAGGCGCGGGTCAAGGTCGCATTCGTCTCCGGCGGTCGCGCCCGGCCGATCCCGAAGGCGCTGCGCCTCGCCATGAAGGCCGATCAGGACGCGGCCTGA
- the tolR gene encoding protein TolR: MGMNMGGGSSGGRGRYRRANVMAEINVTPMVDVMLVLLIIFMVSAPLLTVGVPLDLPQTAAKSLDQDKEPLTLSVQLNGKVFLNNTEIKVDELVPKLKAITEARGGMDERIFVRGDTKVDYGTVMRVMGRLSAAGFKRVALVTEVEQGT, translated from the coding sequence ATGGGCATGAACATGGGAGGCGGGTCGTCCGGCGGTCGTGGCCGTTATCGCCGCGCCAACGTCATGGCCGAGATCAACGTCACCCCGATGGTTGACGTGATGCTGGTGCTGCTCATCATCTTCATGGTGTCGGCGCCGTTGCTCACCGTGGGCGTGCCGCTCGATCTGCCGCAGACGGCGGCCAAGAGCCTCGATCAGGACAAGGAGCCGCTGACACTGTCCGTCCAGCTCAACGGCAAGGTCTTTCTCAACAATACCGAGATCAAGGTCGATGAACTGGTGCCGAAATTGAAGGCAATCACCGAAGCGCGCGGCGGCATGGACGAGCGTATCTTTGTGCGCGGCGATACGAAGGTGGATTACGGTACGGTGATGCGCGTGATGGGACGTCTGTCCGCCGCAGGCTTCAAGCGCGTTGCTCTGGTGACCGAGGTCGAGCAGGGAACCTGA
- a CDS encoding TetR/AcrR family transcriptional regulator, which translates to MGDAGREGLLTALAEVFRGHGYEGATLARISEATGLGKGSLYNFFPGGKEQMADEVLASIDRWFVDHIYTPLRASADPATGIAAMYAATDDYFRSGQRVCLVGVVALGASRDIFAAKVKTYFVGWVDALAAALRRLGDEKGAARRKAEHAVLEIQGALVIARAFDDPKVFSRALKESERRLFEK; encoded by the coding sequence ATGGGGGACGCCGGGCGCGAGGGACTTCTGACCGCGCTCGCGGAAGTGTTTCGCGGCCACGGCTATGAGGGTGCAACGCTTGCGCGGATTTCGGAAGCCACGGGCCTCGGCAAGGGCAGCCTCTACAATTTCTTTCCCGGCGGTAAGGAGCAGATGGCCGACGAGGTGCTGGCCTCCATCGACCGCTGGTTCGTCGATCACATCTACACGCCGCTGCGCGCGTCGGCCGATCCGGCGACAGGCATCGCCGCAATGTATGCCGCGACGGATGATTACTTCCGCTCCGGGCAACGTGTGTGTCTTGTCGGAGTCGTTGCGCTCGGTGCGTCGCGCGACATTTTCGCTGCCAAGGTGAAGACCTATTTCGTTGGCTGGGTCGATGCGCTGGCGGCGGCGCTGCGCCGTCTGGGCGACGAGAAGGGCGCGGCGCGGCGCAAGGCCGAACACGCGGTGCTGGAAATTCAGGGCGCGCTGGTGATCGCGCGCGCGTTCGATGATCCAAAGGTGTTTTCGCGTGCGCTCAAGGAATCGGAGCGTCGGCTATTTGAAAAATAG
- a CDS encoding nuclear transport factor 2 family protein has product MSRPPLPPFTRETAAQKARMAEDAWNSRDPVKVSLAYTEDSIWRNRSEFFRGRAAIVEFLTRKWAKEQDYRLIKDLWAFDGNFISVRFQYEWHDGAGNWFRSYGNENWEFDESGLMKRREASINDVAIKEPERRFHWPAPGPRPADYPGLAPVPKGG; this is encoded by the coding sequence ATGTCTCGTCCGCCGCTGCCGCCGTTCACAAGAGAAACCGCCGCGCAGAAGGCGCGCATGGCGGAAGATGCCTGGAATTCACGCGATCCGGTCAAGGTGTCGCTGGCCTATACTGAGGACAGCATCTGGCGGAATCGCTCGGAGTTTTTTCGGGGTCGCGCCGCGATCGTGGAATTTCTCACCCGCAAATGGGCGAAGGAGCAGGACTATCGCCTGATCAAGGATCTGTGGGCATTCGACGGCAATTTCATCTCGGTGCGCTTCCAGTATGAATGGCATGACGGTGCCGGAAACTGGTTTCGCTCCTACGGCAACGAGAACTGGGAGTTCGACGAGAGCGGCCTGATGAAGCGCCGCGAAGCCAGCATCAACGATGTCGCGATCAAGGAACCGGAGCGGCGCTTCCATTGGCCCGCGCCGGGCCCGCGGCCCGCGGATTATCCGGGGTTGGCTCCGGTGCCGAAAGGTGGCTGA
- the tolB gene encoding Tol-Pal system beta propeller repeat protein TolB: MSATTNLKFSRRQVMSGAAAAGLLLATPVSKALAQARVTVTEGNFQPIPIAIPNFVPGTQGDGEVAAGIAQVITNNLRRSGLFAPIDQAAFIERISNIDVPPQFANWRQINAQALVTGRATRQGDGRLKAEFRLWDVPQAQQLTGQQYFTSPESWRRIAHIISDQIYERLTGEKGYFDSRVVFVDETGPKERRVKRLAMMDQDGANVRYLTRGADLVITPRFSPSTQEITYMEYGQGDPRVYLFNVETGQREIVGNFPGMSFSPRFSPDGQRIIMSLQQGGNSNLFVMDLRSKSTTRLTDTPAIDTSPSYAPDGGRICFESDRGGKPQIYVMGAGGGAAQRISFGEGSYSTPVWSPRGDYIAFTKQGGGQFAIGIMKPDGSGERILTSGFHNEGPTFAPNGRVVMFFREGGGGPSLFTVDISGRNEQKVPTPGFASDPAWSPLLS; the protein is encoded by the coding sequence ATGAGCGCGACGACCAATCTGAAATTTTCTCGCCGGCAGGTGATGTCGGGAGCGGCCGCCGCCGGACTGCTGCTGGCGACACCCGTCAGCAAAGCCTTGGCGCAGGCGCGCGTGACCGTCACCGAAGGCAATTTCCAGCCGATCCCGATCGCTATCCCGAATTTCGTTCCCGGCACGCAAGGCGACGGCGAGGTGGCTGCCGGCATCGCGCAAGTCATCACCAACAATCTGCGGCGCAGCGGACTGTTCGCGCCAATCGATCAGGCGGCCTTCATCGAGCGCATTTCCAATATCGACGTGCCGCCGCAGTTCGCGAACTGGCGGCAGATCAACGCCCAGGCGCTTGTGACCGGCCGCGCCACCCGGCAGGGCGACGGCCGCCTCAAGGCCGAGTTTCGCCTTTGGGACGTGCCCCAGGCGCAGCAGTTGACGGGCCAGCAGTATTTCACCTCGCCGGAATCGTGGCGGCGCATCGCGCACATCATCTCAGACCAAATCTATGAGCGCCTCACCGGGGAAAAAGGCTATTTCGACAGCCGCGTGGTATTCGTCGACGAGACCGGTCCGAAGGAACGCCGCGTGAAGCGGCTCGCGATGATGGATCAGGACGGCGCCAATGTGCGCTACCTGACGCGCGGCGCGGACCTCGTCATCACGCCGCGGTTCTCGCCATCCACGCAGGAAATCACCTACATGGAATATGGTCAGGGCGATCCGCGGGTCTATCTGTTCAATGTTGAGACCGGGCAGCGTGAGATCGTCGGCAATTTCCCCGGCATGTCGTTTTCGCCGCGGTTCTCGCCCGATGGACAGCGTATCATCATGAGCTTGCAGCAGGGCGGCAACTCGAACCTGTTCGTGATGGACCTGCGCTCGAAGTCGACCACGCGTCTCACGGATACGCCGGCCATCGACACCTCGCCGTCCTATGCGCCGGATGGCGGCCGGATCTGTTTCGAATCCGATCGTGGCGGCAAGCCGCAGATCTACGTGATGGGCGCGGGCGGCGGCGCGGCGCAGCGCATCTCGTTCGGCGAAGGCAGCTATTCGACTCCGGTCTGGTCGCCACGTGGCGACTACATCGCCTTCACCAAGCAGGGCGGCGGACAGTTCGCCATCGGCATCATGAAGCCGGACGGCTCGGGCGAGCGCATTCTCACTTCAGGCTTCCACAATGAAGGGCCGACCTTCGCGCCGAACGGTCGCGTCGTGATGTTTTTCCGCGAGGGGGGAGGCGGACCGTCGCTGTTCACGGTGGATATTTCCGGCCGCAATGAACAGAAGGTGCCGACGCCGGGCTTTGCCTCCGATCCGGCGTGGTCGCCGCTGCTATCGTAA
- a CDS encoding TetR/AcrR family transcriptional regulator, which translates to MSWHKNRGRREGGYHHGNLKEALVQAALDLIAAKGPGGFTFAEAARSAGVSPAAPYRHFRDRDELLASIAQQGFEQFEAQLTAAWDDGRPDTPTAFQRVGKAYLAFARENPAYYSAMFESGIPLESNPALLLAGERAFAVIRAASERLVAMAPPHVPRPPALMMALHIWSMSHGIASLFGRGDASRRKLPMSPEDLLEAGVLIYLKGLGFPTDQRPPSTPPK; encoded by the coding sequence ATGAGCTGGCACAAGAACCGCGGCCGCCGCGAAGGCGGCTATCATCACGGCAACCTGAAAGAAGCGCTGGTGCAGGCCGCGCTCGATCTGATTGCCGCGAAGGGGCCGGGCGGCTTCACCTTCGCCGAGGCGGCGCGTTCGGCGGGCGTCAGTCCGGCGGCTCCCTATCGCCATTTCCGCGACCGAGATGAATTGCTGGCGAGCATCGCACAGCAGGGCTTCGAGCAGTTCGAGGCGCAACTTACCGCCGCGTGGGACGATGGTCGCCCCGATACGCCAACAGCGTTTCAGCGGGTCGGCAAAGCCTATCTCGCCTTCGCGCGCGAAAATCCCGCTTATTATTCGGCGATGTTTGAATCGGGCATTCCGCTGGAGAGCAATCCGGCTCTGCTGCTCGCTGGTGAGCGCGCTTTTGCAGTCATTCGCGCCGCTTCCGAGCGGCTGGTGGCGATGGCGCCGCCCCATGTGCCGCGCCCGCCGGCCCTCATGATGGCCCTCCATATCTGGTCGATGTCCCACGGCATCGCGTCGCTGTTCGGGCGTGGCGACGCGTCGCGTCGCAAGCTGCCAATGTCGCCGGAAGACCTGCTGGAAGCTGGCGTGCTGATCTACCTGAAAGGTCTCGGGTTCCCGACCGACCAGCGGCCGCCGTCCACGCCTCCGAAATAA